The segment TCCGCGAAGCACAAATCTCTTAGTGTTAAATGTTAGTTTTAACATATAATGACTGTAGACAAAAATACACAATGAAATGGATGAAAAGTTATTGTGTTTATTAAGTCATGCCTTTCCATTGTTGTGGACATTTACAGTGTGATAGTGTCCGTGATGACCTTTGAAGGAGAGGACTGTCGTTTGGCAGAGGTTGGGAGGTTGGCTGACCACACAGGAGGCAGAGTGAGTTACTGCTACTGTTCATCTGCAGTCCACCGTCCGTCACTCTGTTGAGAAGCCTGGGTCATGTTGAAGGTATCAGGTTAGATGGTAAAGACAACTGATTGTGAGCAACATTTAGAGAACCCTAGAGGTACACAAGGATTTTAGCAACAATTAATTTCCCCTAAAGTGGTCATCTTTCACTAAATTAGTTACATTTCACATTCTTGTTGCTCAGTGTAAACTATGCGAGAAGTAATCACATTGTCAGTATGACTCCTTTTCTCTACAGTTTCTGCTAACAGCACTAAATTTGTTACTTTTTGAACTTTGACTATAAACCCCTCTGTAGATGCTTAACCTGTTTTTAATAGGTTTAAGCAACATGTAGTTTGAAGCCTATTTCAGAGAAACTGATACTTATCACCAACGACACCCACACATGCAAGGGAGAACGATTTTGCGTTCAGTATTTCCCCTTCAACTctatttaaatgtgaaaatacattttgtgctttGAAACAATGATAACAGGAAACTGGGGCTGGATTTACAAAAAACTTCTTACGAAAGAAGTAAAGAAAGAAGTAAAGTTCTTAAAATAAATTCTAAGTTCATAAGAATGTTCCCAAGTGCAATTGTTGACAAATTAAGAAATTCTCAAATTATTTTCTTAAGAACATCTTAATTTCTCtccttagttcacccaaaaatgaaaattctgtcattaattactcaccctcatgtcatttcaaaacccgtaagacttttggacgttcatctttggaatgcaaattaagatatttttgataaaatccgagagctttctgacctcaAAGACTGCAAAGttattaccacattcaaggtccagaaaggtagtaaagacaccgttaaaatagtccatgtgacaacAGTGATCCAActgtaattttatgaagtgacaagaaaaTTGTTTGTGCgcataaaagaacaaaacaaaaataacgactttattcaataatttcttctcttccgtgTCAGTCTCAGATGCTTTTTatgttgtaaacacagtgcagcgcttccgggttctatgtcagaacgtcAGCTCATTATACATGCATGCGTTGTGCTGCTAACGTGAATGGCATTGGAGACcgacatggaagagaagaaattgtttaaaagtcattaattttgttttgtttttgtgaacaaaatgtattctcattgcttcataacattaaggtttgaaccactgtagtcacatggactattttatctttactacctttctgggcctcgGCAGTGGTAATTGCGTTTTTCTTTGCGGCTTCCTATGGTGGATCAAAAAGCTCTCGgatatcatcaaaaatatctgaatttgtgctccgaaggtgaacaaaggtcttacaggtttagaacgacatgaggctgagtaattaatgacagaattttcttatttgggtgaactgaaaaaaaagaacattcctaagaaaagaaaattttgtattCCCAAAAACGTAtcttttttcttacaaaataaAGTTACAAAATAAGAAGAAAATGACAGTTAAGAAGAATTTTATTCTTAAGAATGTTATGTGAATCTGGCCCCTGGTGTGCACGTTTGCAAAATTGTAGTCACTTTAGACATccatctctatatatatatatatatatatataaggttgCACCTGTTTAGTTTGTACTTGGTTTGAATAATATagattactgttcaaaagtttatacgttttttaatacttttattcagcaaggatgcattgagCAAAAGTGACAGCgaagaactttctattcatcagagaatccaatgtgaaaaaaatgtttccacaaaaaaatatagtaTGTGACATATAGTatgtttcctctttttctttttaacattgataatattacattaaaaatttattcaagcagaaacattttttttttgtaattgcaaTGAtatttttgaacggtagtgtatctCTTTCAATATATGCAATATTACATACAAAACAATTAAAGATCAGTCAGAAAAACGACattatgttttgttatttattcccagataaatattgtaaatattggTACAGTTGCCACAGAGATTCAGAGCGCTATAGCTGACAATGTCCTAGCAACTAGCGTCATGGCAACGCTGCTGGCACCGGATGGCATGTAAGTATCTGTTAGTAACCTTCAAAtattcacaaacacacatatgcaCTACACAGTCACataaaaacatgcacacacccATATATGTTGTACCTCTGTCtctatttttcttcttcttctttgatTGACGCAGGTACTTCCCCTATGAGGAGGATAATCATCGGTTAGTAAGAGAGATTGGCAACGTAACAGACGGTGTTGAGATCACCTTCCAGTTTGCAGTCAGACCGGAAAAAGTTGAAAGTAAGCAAAAATATACAGTGCCATCAAAAGAAAGCATTTGTGACACATTAGAGAAAAAGGAAAATTTTACTCTTTACTCGTCCTCATGTTGTTTACTGGTTGTTGTTTACTCATCCTCTGTTTACTGGTATTTTTAGCAGAATTTTCTCTGTGTTTTAGTTTTCCAGCAACGGGACCGGGTCCCTTTTCAGCTGCAGCTGAGTTTCAGGACTCGGGAATTGCAGAAAGTGATGAGAGTCATCACTCAACAGAAACGGGTCACCACCAGCAGGTAAATCACTCAAAATATTACACAATAACAGCAAACACTGTCCAGATCCACAGCCCTTGATATACTCAACATAAACTATATGGTGATTTATGGTTAATTGTTTCACATGCAAAATATCTGCAAAAAATGTCACTGTGGACAAACAAAGACTTTTGCtcatacaataaaatacaataaaaacagtaatattgtgaaatattcttctattataatatattttgaaacatagtttttaaaatataatgttgaaaactgcttaatatttctgtgaaaaTGATATGCtgccattcaaaggtttgggttAAGTAAGATTTTAAATCCAGCAACGATTGAAACACCAAAagtgacaaagtaatttataattttacaaaatatttatatttcaaataaatgctgttcttttgaactttctattcatcaaagaatataaaaacgtatcagtttccacaaaaatatgaagcaacaaaactgtttttacattgataataataagaaccattattaataatttagcaCCAGTGATAATTGATAATAACTGcagtagcaaatcagcatattagaatgatttctgaaggatcatgtgacactgaagactggattaatgatgctgaaaatttagctttgcatcacaggaataaattacattttgaaatatattacaatagaaagatgtaaaaatattagtattttgaattgtaataatatttcacaatattattactgtatttttctatcagattaatgcagccttggtgagcataagaaaatcttattatTAACAGAAATAAGTCTTATTTTTCCAATTTCTGAGTATATAGTAGTGTATACATCTCAACCTCCCTTTCTTCATCTTTGTCTCTTTTTCTGTCTGTGTAGTTGGGTGTGGGCGGGCAGTTTAAATATGTCTGTGTTGGGCGTTCACTGCgcccagctgtgtgccaggctGACTATGGAGGGCCGAGTACAAGAGGCACAGAGACAACTCAGAGCTCAGCAGGACCTTCTCAGAGACATTAGGTACAGCAAACCTCTCTAGACAGCTCTCTGGTGCATCATATGTGTGTGAATTCATGTCcatctctctctatatatatgtCTCACAGTCAACAGAAGCCAAGCCCCAAAGAAGAAAGTATCTATGGGAATTGGATCAGTACCATGAGTATGATCTGTGAAGACATCAACACTGCCAACCAGGTCTGAATACACCCTCAATCATACTGccacacaaatatttttattatctcATCACTTTTTGAAAATTTGGTTGCAATAGCTTACACACAGCATAGGGAGGCTTTATTTGATACTTTGAACTAAACTTACATACAAACAaaaaagtcagtaataaaataagaacaaataaacaaactgcAAATgatagcaaaaataaatacaatagaataaagagacAAATAAGCAGCAATTTTTCAGGTGGCTTTAACAGTAGTATTCAGGTAATAAATGctacagaaattaaggtaatcaaatgtaaaataacactgaattgTCTTCATTATACATTATATCTATATTAATGCTTAAAATACAGTTATAAgggttattcagtcaagagcactGAGTaattttctctgtcttttgttctttgattaacatgacagacagcagcaggaatattaggatgctgtcactttaagagcttatgcatagatccaatatactgttacacaacatgcgtttccaaaactgactgtgtttacctGAATACTCACAAAGATgaacattttgacataattttgtatgtatttggcCATTCAAGCGCAGTAAGCCACATAATTTGGTACTCGTGAGCTATTTGAGAGGCAGCTTTATGTGTGCGCCACTTAAATAGATCAGTGGTACACATGCTTTTGGTATGAGGGCGAAACCTGCGTGAATGAGCAAAAATATGCGCAATACCCGCAACCCCACACCAAAATTCAGACCCTGTAACACCAGTTCAACCTGAGCGAATGAGACGGTATGTCAATTCCACTGTTGGAGAGAAGACACAGTGAGAACGTGCAGCTGGTATCAGTGTATCGTTCCTGCAGAAAATGAGTTTTGGAACTCAAATATCGATGGTTTTGAAAACGCTaagatacatacatacatacatacatacacatatatatatatatatatatatgctgtaCATTGCGACAAATATGTAAATAATCtgtgtaaatttttttttttttaaaaacgctCTGTGCACTGAATACATTTACCACAGTATCACACAAGTATCAGTTTTGCATATGTGTGAGACAGCCGCTGCTTTGTGCGAAGTGagtgtttgttttgtgcttgTTTGTGTGTGAAGTTAATCTAGGGCTTCACGATTAAGCAAAAAAGCAAAATCCCAAAGTTTTAATTAAATGAGTATATGCGCAGCATGTTTCCCGTTGAAACGGATTGTGATCAGTTCACAGTGAATGCTGCTCCATCTCTGCAAGCACTTTACtttgtgcatttgaaaaagcaacaacaCGTACCAAATTTCTTTCCAAACTTATGAGAAGTGTTTACAAACAAAAGAGAACATTTAATGACATATCACTTCATAACGTCAGTCGAGTGTTTGAAATCACTTCCTTTTGTTAGCTGACGTGGCTTCGTATCATAGAATGAggcagaaattatattttacagtagGCCTATAGAGAATGCAtaacaaaaattaagaaattaccATCAcagatttttattataataatctaacattttattaatgaaaTTTTAGACATTTCTAATGATAATTACAGGAAAATGAAGTGGTATTTTCAAGTGCTCAGCCAAAACGGATGGATGATGTCTGGATGTGATTTAGTGATTGGGCTGTATTAACAAAACTCACTTAAGTCTGCCAATTTTGGCAAATAAAGCAAATGTTTGTATGAAATCATTtcttgttaaagggttagttcacacaaaaatgaaatttctttgATTAAGTACTCACCGTCATGTAATTCCAAACcattaagacctttgtttatcttcggaacacaaattaatactGAGCTGGTGTTCGgacataaacacggaagcgctgcacttCTTTCACTACGTCAACTGCGTGCGAGTCTGACAGGATAGAGAACAAATTGTGAATctaatgtgtggttcagaaaccttttggatttcatcaaaatatcctaatttgtgttccgaagataaatgaaagtcttaccggtttggaacaacatgagggtgagtaattaatgacagaaatttcatttttgggtgaacttgtGTGCCCTGTGTGGAAcatttactgttcaaaagtttgtggtcactaagatttttttttaatatttttttgaaagaagactcACGCTGACTCAGACTGCATTATTTAGTATTTAGTCATTGTTTACTTAAAGGCAGCATACCACAGCCAAAGCACATACTCATGTAGATATGTGTCAGTGATAGCACAGAACATCATGTTTTAAACTTAGCTCAGTCACAAAAGGGCCCAAACAACTTTAGcattatgaatgaatcattgtgaCTAAATGATAAAGTCTTTGAGTTAAAACATGACACTTTTACTCTAAACAGAACACAACAGAAACTGAAACTCAACCAGCATGCCGAACATCTTCCACTGCAGTGAGTACAATATCTCTCACACTATATTACATTGTACATTGTGATTCGAAATCTAATTTAAAGCTGGATGCAAGTAGAAACTGTTATACATAAAATGAATAAGAAATCATGCTTAGATAGCATGATTAATTGTGATACACATACGCAAACTGTCACTGAGTAGAATTGTTTTCCTCTCCAGAGCATCTCAGACGCGGCGGCTAATGTGGTGTACCAAATGAAGAGGGCGAGGAGCGTGAATGGAAAGGGACAGAGAGTTGCCATACTGGAAAACTGAGCTCAGATGTCACCAAAACTCGTGAGCAGTCATTTTAAGTATGAATCCAGTGATGTAGACTGCTGTATCAATCACAAACTATGGAGAATTATTATTATCGCTTTGAAAATAtgcaatatataatgtatacaaACTATAGCCGATAACCTGATAACTACTTTTGTGGTGAGCTTCTTTCTATGCCATCACTGCTGTTTGGCAACACCTGCCAGTATTTATCTTTGGCTGATCTGTGGATTTCAGATGTTTTTGTGTTAACAATTAGAGTGCAATTATGTCAGATTACAAACTATGATACTAGGGACTgtactaataaatataatgcaatgaaataaaacattttatagaaATCAAACACTGATTCCTCTTATTCTTTCTACATACTGCCAGTGTTAAAAGGATAACAGCATAAaaggttttaaattgtttttcacttaatatttattttatttcaagtaacaaaatctttaatggttttagtttgttttattttttagttagctataataaccctgcttacagcaccttaaaaaacctttatattattttattatatatttagttGTAAAAGATAAACACAGGTAACAGTATATCAACAAGATGAGAGAAAAGATGAGAACTGGTTGGAACCAAACTTAGTGATGTACGTGAGAAAGCTGCCCTGATCATTTGCActctttgtgttcttttcttatctctctctcttttttttccctctctaaTGTTTATGGCAGATGTAGAGTAGCATTTGACTTTTGAAATACCATTCTTGAAATGAGGCGATTCTATCTCTCTCGGCAGACGGTATGTACCAAGAAACATCGTGTCACCATCTGGATCTCCCTTCCAAAAACAGCTGCTGATTTAACACTATGTCAGGTTTTTCCACAATGAAGTTTTGTTTTGCACATCTGACCTCTGGTTCACTCTGCTAACTGACCACATAAGACCTTAAGTTGACTGTATTCAGTCATGATCTGGCCCAAATCTCTGCAGAAATCACAAGTTGCACAGCATTGGCTCcttgtgattttatttttgtttatttttattttatctatttttttttactttatttacacagtaaaatactgtttttcattgaaacagtaatatacagTTTCAATGGAAAATGGTATTTTACTGTGCAAATTTTTTTACAGCTAATTTTAGAGTGTAGTTCATCACATTAAGTATGTTTTAAGTATGTtgaaaccgattgccttaaacCATTTCAGTTTTAAAACCAATAAGTCTGAGTACTGTAAACTCGTATACGTTAAATTCACTAATATTTTAGTGTTGGTTTAGTCAATCATTAGAGCAAACTTAAATTAAAGATTTTAAGTTTAGTTCACTCATTCAGTTTGAATTCAAGTAACAAATCTAAGTCTTAACAATTATATAGCTACTTAAATGGTTTGAGAAAACCAGTTGCCTTAAATGGTTTAAGTTCCATTTAACTTTAGTCTTAAAATGACATAAGACTAAGCAAAAACTAACATTGGTGCAAAGCAACAATGACAGAACAGGAAATACACTATAGAAatgtaatttctttaaaaacattgttttaaaaaaaaaaatagaaaccaTGGAATAAGttcacatttcttttaaatacaTTGTGGTCAGCCAAAAACGAAAGCTACTAGATTCATTTAATTTGTGTAACTTAAATTATTATAGTTAAAAATAGCATATTATTTCTAGTAACTTATTCTGATTGAGTTCTGCTTAATATAATTCGTTTTTGAATGCATACAACAAATATTTAAGTTGaatcaactttttaaaaattaaaagtgaaatgaacTTATTTAGCGATTTTCACTGTTAGGTTTTACAGTGTTCATTTTGaatagtataaataaaataataaatatttggagATTTTGTCTGGATCTGGAAATGATCAAGGTCAGTATTCTTTACATCAAAATGTAAACTACTTATGTTCCATCCTGATTTCATGTCAAAACCTGACAATGAAGTGTGTTTGAAACAAGCATGTAATCTTGTTTGGAATCTCATCAGACTGGTTTGAACTCACTGTCTCTGGCAGAAAGTGAGGGAGGAAAAGAGAGCTGAGGAGGGGAGTGGCAGATCAGAGCATCAAAAGCAAACCACATGTAAGACCTGTACCACTGAATCGCCTGGATACAGTACAAGAACAGAGTGACAGACCACTGGATAAAGAAGAAAGAGACTTAAAGAGATCATTTACTCAAGAGATTTCAGGTATTATAAGTTTTATGACTGTTTATAGATTCGTTGTTGAGCATTTAAgctgaaaagtgttttgaaagagCCAAGAGCACTTAGTAAATCATAGTTTAAATAGTATTTGGACAAAACATTGTGACGACAATTTTTGTCACAATTTTGGACACAAAAAGGAACATCATTGATTAGATAATGAATAAAACCaagaagcatttatttgaaagaaagaTAGCATGAGCACGCTTCTCAAGGCAAAACGTttcaccaaaaaaagaaaaagtttaaaaaagtgaCAAAACATTTGATCAGTTGTCAAACTTGGTTTGTCTGTGACCATAGGGAAATGGCTTCATACATCTACTAAAAGTCACTTTTGGACCAGCTGGTTAAAAGTCATTGGGAAAATGGCTCAGAAAATGGATAATTTTTGAGCAGATGCaacttggtttgatattttgttatctaatgcaatgacattcaggCATTTTAAGTGCAGCTTAAAAAATCCTTTGGGCGCCACTGACAAAATGATAGTCAGAAGTACAACTGAATGGTTGCATTTGTATTCATGTGTTCATTTCTTCGGTTAGAAATAGATTTGGATTCCCAGAACCCACCGAGCTGCTCCAGAGGACTAAGATACTTGGCAAATAAGGAGCATACCAATGAAGCAGACCTGAAACGTCACAAGCTCTTACACAACATGTGCACACTTTAGCCAGTAGTGCCTCATTCCAGTGTAAAACTGCTGATTAGAGGTGAGAACAACATTTTCTTAATCCATCTCATTTAGTGTGAATTAGAATCTCAATGAAACTAACTCTGATCTTAGACTATTACTTCTCACTTATCCAATAATCTTATAGGTTGCATTTGTCTGTGAAGATTCCCATTCATTCAGGTCAACACAGgaagtaaaataaaatcataccaACTGAACAAATGTTAGCCCAACAACTGAAATTCACCTTATATTGCAATCAATGTATATGGGCTCTGTAGTTTTACGTAGGTATATGTAATTTTAATGTGTGCGACTTGTCCAATAGTGTCCAGCAGTCTCACATTGTTCTTTTTTGGAAGTTTTGTGATGATACTTCACTCTATATTTGCTGTTTTGCCAACTGAAGTAAAAGCATGTTCTTGAGTTGAAAGACTTTCAAGCAGATAAAATGCTTCatcctttaaaattaaatagttaaaaaagCACTTGTTTAAAGGTTATCAtggttaatattaataaaatgaaatgaaataaaataaaatgtaaaaaaaaccttcagcCATTTGCCAAAACAACATTTGTCATTTCCATTTGGTTTAACTTTATTagctaaaattatatatttttcttaataaaaaatgtattaaaactaTATaggcatatttttttaaaccaataaaaaaaaaaaaaaaaaaaaaaatactacaaaattactaaagctgaaattaaaatgaactaaaattaaaactaattcaaaatatattaaataaaactataatagggaaaaaaaaaattggataaACTTTGGTAATACTTTACTATAAGTATAtgagttaacattagttaactacattagttaaaatgaactaataatgaactgcacttatacagcatttattcatctttgttaatgttaatttcaacattttaataatgcattattaaaatcttaacattagttaatgcactgtgaactaacatgaacaaacaatgaacagctgtattttcattaactaataaaaaataaaattgatgagtacctttagtgtttccaatgatgtgcagcctatacatgtCTGCTCACAGCccaaaaaaatgtgttctggggtttcatgaccctttaacgaagattagtaaatacagtaacaaatgtattgctcatggttagttcatgttagttaatacattaactaatgtttaactataatgaattgtaaagtgttaccaaaatgttTTGCACAATCTGTGAGATGGTCAGTACTGAAGGAGATCCAGAGGGCGCTAGATCCAACTCTGTCCAATTCAAAAGCAAATACTGTAttaggtaacattttacaataaagtACAATGCATTAACATTTAGAatcataaacaacaaaaacaaatattaatctctttttttttcttaaatatggtGTAGCCTAATTTGTCAGGTTGATTTAGTCAGAGtgattaacattttttacattagATGATACCACATAAAGCACATTTTTAGGTTACTTTTGTACAGTGATGTTAGATACTCAATGCATAAACTAATGttaccccctgtggtgaaaatcaaggttttaatgttgtttatatgtcttgtaatatgctttaagaccaaccatgtgcaaattcatcagtcaacaccattgctgagtattttctccttgcATAAGATTAGATCCGACGTTGTAGAGGGTGATACATAAAACGCATTACCATTCTAAAACATCGACTTGTAGAGGACCTTGTGTAAttcactcttcctcttcttctgaatcagtttctgattcaaacatacagtgggtacggaaagtattcagacccccttaaaattttcactctttgttatattgcagccatttgctaaaatcatttaagttcacacacagcaccccatattgacagaaaaacacagaattgttgacatttttgcagatttattaaaaaaagaaaaactgaaatatcacatggtcctaagtattcagaccccttgctgtgacactcatatatttaactccggttctgtccatttcttctgatcatccttgagatggttctacaccttcatttgagtccagctgtttttgattatactgattggacttgattaggaaagccacacacctgtctatataagaccttacagcttacagtgcatgtcagagcaaatgagaatcatgaggtcaaatgaactgcctgaagagctcagagacagaattgtggcaaggcacagatctggccaaggttacaaaaaaaattctgctgcacttaaggttcctaagagcacagtggcctccatattccttaaatggaagatgtttgggacgaccagaacccttcctagagctggccgtccggccaaactgagctataaggggagaagagccttggtgagagaggtaaagaagaacccaaagacgagagatgggagaaagttgtagaaagtcaaccatcactgcagccctccaccagtcggggatttatggcagagtggcccgacggaagcctctccttagtgcaagacacatgaaagcccgcatggagtttgccaagatggtgagaaataagattctctggtctgatgagaccaagatagaactttttggactccattctaagcggtatgtgtggagaaaaccaggcactgctcatcacctgtccaatacagtcccaacagtgaagcatggtggtggcagcatc is part of the Chanodichthys erythropterus isolate Z2021 chromosome 11, ASM2448905v1, whole genome shotgun sequence genome and harbors:
- the si:dkey-9k7.3 gene encoding uncharacterized protein si:dkey-9k7.3; this encodes MATLLAPDGMYFPYEEDNHRLVREIGNVTDGVEITFQFAVRPEKVEIFQQRDRVPFQLQLSFRTRELQKVMRVITQQKRVTTSRLMQPCWVWAGSLNMSVLGVHCAQLCARLTMEGRVQEAQRQLRAQQDLLRDISQQKPSPKEESIYGNWISTMSMICEDINTANQNTTETETQPACRTSSTASISDAAANVVYQMKRARSVNGKGQRVAILEN